A part of Primulina eburnea isolate SZY01 chromosome 10, ASM2296580v1, whole genome shotgun sequence genomic DNA contains:
- the LOC140803103 gene encoding uncharacterized protein, with translation MASTACFMIVNKNDIPIYEAEKEDAAHLHQFILHAALDIVQDVAWTTSAMFLKAMDRFDDLVVLTCNCRTKTFGVIWKVYMED, from the exons ATGGCAAGTACTGCGTGCTTCATGATAGTAAACAAAAATGATATCCCCATTTACGAAGCTGAG AAAGAGGATGCTGCTCATCTACACCAATTCATATTACATGCTGCTTTAGACATTGTTCAAGATGTGGCGTGGACTACAAGTGCTAT GTTTCTGAAAGCAATGGACAGATTTGATGATTTGGTGGTTCTTACATGTAACTGCAG GACCAAAACCTTCGGAGTTATATGGAAAGTATACATGGAAGATTGA